The nucleotide sequence GCACACTCTCAATTTATGAGATTTAGACTCATTGGACtcacacctaaaaggtgtgccggagccattatgatcaattttattttaaaaatttgtttgattttttttctgaccaatttatatttttttgctgcctaaatttattttttcaataatcaaTTGTTTTTTACCGCTCAAAAATATATAGGGGTATATGGAGTACCTATGAATTGGTGTAGCTTTGAAAATGGAGTTTTActactatttttaaaagaaattaaggcTTATCATGATCTAAATTAACTTCATAATGGGTTAGTGGAGCTAAATAATATAGCAGTAAGatccagttttatttaaaaaaataaatgcctcgagtgggtcagtggatagagtagtagctctatgactgcgaggtcgtgggttcaaagctgagcagcagcagaaaaagatttctcatgccatatcggctttgaattcgtccagtgaatgaatgaatagtaatgtcaatggtgcatattgacaaaaaagtgaaccgcctaaacaatagaggctggtacgaaaactagtttcgacatgaaagcggtacttcagtcgatacaaatattcgctgtcactgatcccaaacacacaccgagaagggatgctgtgatatagtaacggcactgattgcccacagagctgtgatatggagaggctacccgtatcgggggataagatagaataggagtggggaagcctAAGgagcccaattggtggcctggatgcatcggaatatccgaaatggagaactcacccctggcaaaatcttatcttatcttacttaaaaaataggagaaataaACACAATTTTAAAGCTACCCACTTCCCTTATAGACAAAATCgaataaaatcaattgtaaAGCAGATCTTACCCTGTTTGTTGGATAATAATTACgatttcaaattaatatttgaatGTGAAAGtatactttttaatatttacttaacccttcaaggacgattagatcacccgtgacccatagagaaaataatttttcctgactacctgaagttatttctttctaatgtttgtacatgaTCACGAAGTAGagagatgtaggaatctaggatattttttgaaaatctccagctatttgctatatacaaaatatttgagctaaaaaataacgaattttcaaattttcacgttttttgaattttaatatttttaatatttctaattgttttaagcaaaaacctcttgggactagaaactataataactatacatcaTATTtctcaacagttttttttttattttcaagaaagcttcataattttcatgggtcatatgtgacccaatcgtccataaaggtaaaaaacaccgaatctgtctctagtggattttcgaagatttgaggttagactgtttcatgtttttgtgtatgtgtgcgcaaaataattaattattattattattatatttttttttattattacaaatatcttcaagttatttatctttcaaaaataacagagcaaatgagtaaactagtcgtctggaaaattttgtgtttttttttacctttatggacgattaggtcatatatgacccatagtttttcaggactcctagggatgggaaaatttctttttaaccgtaaatctcttatttaggctaaaatatcgagggaaacttgatttcattgaatcaagctcagcggaaagcttctcgtccttaaagggataattatatgtgcataattccgtcaggtgcataatcccgagttgcataatgccgggactgagtgtaaaccgttaaaattctttcaaatatgcaatttttgacgaaaatttctctcaatgtgtagaggccttaagcaATCGGAATGTGAGTCCTTGATATTGAATCTTTCGttgataagaaaaaattgaaaatacaaaattaaaaaaaatgagtagGGACACGAACTTTTCTTTGTCCTGGGGCATCAGATACCTTTTCTAGGCTACTATTTCTCAGCTGTTGGACAGCCAGGGTCAGGGGAATAATTAGTGgcaaatttatgataaatttatttagcaaaatagaacattaaacaaaaatgtaaccCGGTTTTTGAACTCGAATCTGATAAGAGAAAAGCTCGAGAAAGACGTTGCTTTTATTGTATTTACCTTGAGATTCCTGAGTTGGCTGAAGCTCATTCCACAAGTTTCGCATTTGTAGGGCCGATCTCCTGTGTGCTTCCTCATATGCTTGGTCAGATCGCTCGATTGACCAAATTTCCAGCCGCATTCTGCACATTCGTATGGGCGTATTCCCAGATGAGTGCGTCTCGTGTGCAGAGACAAAGTGCTGGCCAGTGTAAAGGATCGATTGCAAATGTTGCAAGTAAAGGGGCGGTTTTTGTTGTCTCGTTTCTGCCATTCGAGTGTTCCCTGAACATTTGCATTTCGTCGCTTCTTGGCGATTTTCGGAGACTCTGTCCTTTGCTCTTGATCTATTTCTTCAGTTTCCTGTATATCAGGGCTGTGAAGAGTCGCGTCTTCACAATCTGAGACTGTTTCTAGTGCTTCTTCTTCTCTTCTGGGATTTTTCAATAAAGGTTCTTCCTGAGAAACCAGTTGATTTTTTAACACTTCATGATTATCCATATGCTCAAGAAATGATTTGAGTTGAACAAAAATGGAAGAACAGTCTGGGCATTCAAGTATTTTTGAATGTCCATGAAGGAGCACATGACGGATAAATGACGATTTCTCATCAAAACTTCCTGGGCAGAAGTAACATTTGTGCGATTTTTGAGCTTgatttgaatgatttttcaaaGAATGCAGATAAAGTTTAGAAATTAGTGGGAATTTTTCTTCACATTCTTTGCATTTGTATGCGAGAAGTATTTCTTTCTTTGCCCTAGCCTTTCCCCTTTTTGGGGTCTTCTTTTTTGGCTCATCAGGAGAAAATTTTTTCTCCTGGGAGATTTCTCTTGGAATGTTAGAATTCTTGAGATGTTCTGCAGTATCACAGTTAGTATTTCCCTTTACAGCGTCAAATGGACAGTTTGTAGATATGTTAGGGATTTCTTGAGATTCTTTCGGGGCTTTTTGAGCATTTTCGGTTTCCGGAAGAGGTGCCTGAGACTGAGACACTTGTTGAAAAAGTGGAAGAGATGAAACAGGAATTGTTACAGTAATGTTATTCACAAGACGAAATTCTACAGATGATGTGgtcattttcattaaaattctcgacaaaaatactgaaaaattaataaaaagtatttttgtgaGGTCAAGTGATTTTGAGGTTAAGTttggaaaaagtcaaaataaaaagaatccaGAAAAGGATACTTACAGGATTATACACAAAATTGCACAGCATCACAAGGGAGtaaaattttgagtaaaataatcacatttttattgagtttttatgcattttttgtgatttttattattgttattcttttgtaaaCATCAACACTAAACGCCATTACTTTCACTGCTAGAATGGCTcgaacacagaaaaatgtttttttttttcaattttatgcaATGACAtgctaaaatttataaaaaatttatttaaaattaaaacaaaaaccataaaaactatgcaaaataaataaaaaaatattaatttttgataaattttcgtaTGGCGCGTTTTGCGAAGTATACGGcgaactgcaataaaattggagTAGAGCCCTCTACTTTCACCATCGGAATCTTTTGACATCTCCCTAACCTCCATCTTTTCCGTGCAAAGTTTTACTCGGTGTACACGTGTTGTGAGAATGGCACCAACAGAAACTGCGAAAAACCCTGTGAAAAAGGGTGCAAAGAAGACCAATAAGGCGAAAAATTATGACTTGGGATGTGGAATAATGCGATATTCGCATTCGCAGAACTTCAAGCGCAAGGCATTGTTCCGTTTCAAGGGAAAGAAAACACCGAAGGCAACCAAGCCAAAAGTCGCCATTACGGTGACCAAGAAGATTGGAGGAGCCAACAATGGTGGTGAGCGTGTTGTGAAGCTACAAAAGCCCAAGTCCTACTATCCCACGAAGCCCCGTGTCCAGAAGCGTCCTGCCAGGCGGCTATTTAGGAATCATGTGCGCAAAACACGCAAATCCATGGTTCCCGGACGTGTGCTGATTCTGCTGGCCGGAAGACATCAGGCTAAGCGTGTGGTGTTGCTGAAGGTGCTGTCATCGGGATTGTTGTTGGTGACTGGACCATACTTCCTCAATGGATGCCCAATGCGTAGAATTTCCCAGAGATATGTCATTGCCACCAAGACCGTGGTCAATCTGGGCAAATTCAAGCTTCCGGAGCACATCAACGACAAGTACTTCAAGCGTGCCGCCAAGAAGAAGACCCGACGTGCCGAAGGGGACATTTTTGCGCAGAAGAAGGAGCAGTATGTGCCGTCAGAGCAGCGCAAGGAGGATCAGAAGACCGTGGACACCGCTGTTAAGGTGGCTCTGCGAAAGAGGAAGGATAAGAACCTCATTGCGCAGTATCTCAAGGCCCTCTTCCGCCTCCAATCCTCCCAATATCCACACCGTATGAAGTTCTAAGTGAATGATGTATTTCCTGGATGATTATGGGAAATAAAGAGAGATGAAGGGACGCAATTCTAATTGTTTTTATTCTCTGATTTCTTCCAACTTTCTATGTTTCTTTGGAGACTATTTTCTCTCCGGGAAAGAGATCTTTTAAAGAGGGTCGTACAGTTAAAGTTCTAATTTTGTTCTAACACGAAAGTCTCACTAGAATCCCAGTCTAAATGATGAGAATCTCTCATGGGGAGTGTGAATCCTCCATGAAAGAAGAATTCACATTTCCGGAGAGGGATACCCATGAAAATACTCAGTGGAAGCATGTCTAGGCCTAGAGGTACTCGTAGAACATGTACCAGTAGGTGCAGTTGAGAACGGTGAAGAGGAAGGGGAAGAAGACGCGTGAGAAGCGATCGATGTTGATGGCGCGCCGGAGACGTATCTGGGCTGGAGTGAGTTTGACAGGTTCAGGTTTCTCGGCACCCGCTGTCGCATCCGCAGTCGCTGGCGGTGCCGGCTGCAGTGGGGCATTGAGGAGCATGGAATTTTCCTGGCGCTGAATCCATGGGACACCACCATCTGTGGAGTTGTCTCGCT is from Phlebotomus papatasi isolate M1 chromosome 1, Ppap_2.1, whole genome shotgun sequence and encodes:
- the LOC129798926 gene encoding 60S ribosomal protein L6; amino-acid sequence: MAPTETAKNPVKKGAKKTNKAKNYDLGCGIMRYSHSQNFKRKALFRFKGKKTPKATKPKVAITVTKKIGGANNGGERVVKLQKPKSYYPTKPRVQKRPARRLFRNHVRKTRKSMVPGRVLILLAGRHQAKRVVLLKVLSSGLLLVTGPYFLNGCPMRRISQRYVIATKTVVNLGKFKLPEHINDKYFKRAAKKKTRRAEGDIFAQKKEQYVPSEQRKEDQKTVDTAVKVALRKRKDKNLIAQYLKALFRLQSSQYPHRMKF
- the LOC129798924 gene encoding zinc finger protein 883-like codes for the protein MKMTTSSVEFRLVNNITVTIPVSSLPLFQQVSQSQAPLPETENAQKAPKESQEIPNISTNCPFDAVKGNTNCDTAEHLKNSNIPREISQEKKFSPDEPKKKTPKRGKARAKKEILLAYKCKECEEKFPLISKLYLHSLKNHSNQAQKSHKCYFCPGSFDEKSSFIRHVLLHGHSKILECPDCSSIFVQLKSFLEHMDNHEVLKNQLVSQEEPLLKNPRREEEALETVSDCEDATLHSPDIQETEEIDQEQRTESPKIAKKRRNANVQGTLEWQKRDNKNRPFTCNICNRSFTLASTLSLHTRRTHLGIRPYECAECGWKFGQSSDLTKHMRKHTGDRPYKCETCGMSFSQLRNLKNHSKMHVEEPSKCKYCGKMFAIDTSLQVHLKKHEGPEAEPCEACGIPFTEAKDLELHCRRHHRESRPHKCPDCQKCFSKKCDMIKHQRIHTGEKLFVCAICQKSFTHPTSLRNHAAVHSGEKPFQCSACGRAFAFAGNLKVHMRSHTGEKPYQCNTCGKFFSRTANLNEHVKIHTGEKSYRCDACGKAFTNSSTFSKHKKIHLGVRPHTCNLCSKSFIQYAHLAKHLRIHTGEKPYQCSICGKFFRRTDTLSSHMKTHRKAENPKDIPPETIHFTFTAAGDQIAGQIPLIHCTESPGRILQPQEGHFDSIGQTNPPILITHL